In the genome of Fervidobacterium thailandense, the window CTTTCGAAAAATCTCACTTAAAACATATGCGCTGCACCGTTCCCCGTGACTTACCACGGTATCGTACACAAAATCAGGGACTCTCCCTATAAGCTGTGCACCCAGTAGAAAACCCTCTATAGAGAAAACAATTGACCTTAGCTTATCATCGTCGTTTCCCAAAAAATTCCTGTGAAACTTATAAAGATCATCCAGAAAATTATTAATCTCTATATCCCGCAAATTTCTCAGTGCATTTACCAATTTGTCTGTGACACCGTAAAGAGCACTTACAACCACTACGTAACGCATATCTTGCGATGATTTCTTCAAGGAAGTCAAGATAGAAATAACGTGTTGAACGTCCCCCACACTTTTGAAATTCGATCCTCCGAACTTTAGAATTGCAAACTTCACCCTTTGCCACCTCCCCGGATTCAAGCTTCATCTTTCGGATCTTAACTACAAAAAAGCGGTCGGGTTTTTTCAACCCGACCGCCGATTTTCCTTGCCAACAAACTACAGGTGTACCCCTCGGCGGTCGGTACACCACATCATCATAGGCATCATTGCTATTTCATGTGTCTTTTTGACAAATAGCTTTACTGACTGCTCTGAGAAATTAGCCCCCAGTGTTCTCATCAGCCGCCTCACCACGCTCAATAAGAAACTCCCCCCAGCACTCGTATCCAAAAATTACTTTCAGAGGCCGTTTTTGCTCTTCTTTCTTTTGATTGCCTCACGAACCGTTACTGAAAGTACAACACCTACCAAAACCAGCACCAAAATTAATTCAAACAATTCGCTGAGAGTTATAACGAGTTTCACACCGTTCCCCCTTGGTTTTCTGAGGAAATTACAAAACCGCGTTCGTTTAGTTTATTATACTCAAAGCCGTGAAAAATTCAAGACCTGATTTGACTATCCACAAGTATGTCGACTTTTGTGGGAGTTTAAGATACATCATCATGGCTATTTCATGTATCTTTTTGACAAATAACTTCACTGACTGCTCTGAAGAATTAGCGTTTTGCTTACCTATAAATGGTCCCACTGCGCTCAACTCAAGAAGCTTCTTAGCACTCGTACCCAAGAATCACTTTCAGAGGCTATTTTTGATCTTCCTTCTTTTGTTCGACTCAGGAAACATCATCAAGAATACAGCCTTAGTCAAAACGAGGACAAAAATTAATGAAATTGGCTCCCCGAGCGTTAAACGAGTTTTGTAGTAACTTCTCTCTTGGTTTTTTGAGAACTTAGTGCGCAGTACTCGGTCGGATTAATATCTTACGCAGGAGTCAAGTTTCGATCTGAGCAACGACTTGAGTAGTTCAAGAAAGCAAAAAGGAGCACATGCTTTACAAGGTATTTGCTGCCAACAAAATGGATGCTTTTTTTATCAAGGAGTACCACCAAAGATGAGCAAAAACAAAATTCAAAGGCTTAAATAAAAAAGGGATGGGTAGCTACCCATCCCTTATGAAATCTGAACCAATAACTTAACTCAACACACTCTTGATTCGGACTCAGTAGTTGGAATTCCGGTCTTTTTAAACTCTTCCTGGTATACTGTTTCAAGCTTTACAGACTTTGCGATCGAGAGTAACGATTCAAAGACCATCCAGAAAGCAATTACAAGAGTTGACCCAGCGATGAAGACAAGCAAGTAATTATTTTGAGAAGCATAGGTAACTATATTTTGTATCGTTGCAACTATCGTTGTTGTGAGCATGAAAACCGCAGGCAACAACGTCGGTAACGGATTGATTTTTTTCTTGGCAAGGTAGACCGTTCCAATCAACAAGGCAAGTGCGGCAAGAAGTTGATTCAAAGCCCCAAAGACTGGCCAAAGCTTAAGAGCGCCTTTTCCGTCAGGAGACGACATTGCTAATCCAAATGCAAGAGCAACAACAACGAAAGTTGAAAAATACCGGTTTTTAAATGGTCCCCACGGCTTACCCGATTTTGTTCTGACAAGCTCTTCAAGAGCGAAACGCTGAATTCTGGTGGCAGAGTCGAGAGTTGTTCCAGCAAAGGAGACTATAAATACTGCCATTAAGGTTCTTCCGAGTAATTCAGGAATACCTATCGCTTTCATCAAATTCGCGGCACCTTCAACAATAGCCTTTAACTGAGCCGCAAGTCCCGCTCCAGCCGTTGTAGCCCATTCTGAATAGTACTGGAAATACCCGGCCGTTCCCTTGCCGTACATTCCCAGTCCAGCCGTTACCGCAAGAATGACCAATACCGACAACGCACCTTCCAGTAACATACCACCATAACCTACGAATTGCGCATCTTTCTCATTTTCGAGTTGTTTAACCGTCGTACCCGACGATGCAAGGGAATGAAACCCACTGATAGCCCCGCACGCGATTATGATGAAGAGAGTAGGCCACAGTGATGGAGCCCCTTTAGCTACTTGGAAAGCAGGAGCAACTATCGCCGGTCTGGCAACTAAAATACCAGCAAAAAGAACACCCATCAAAACCAACAGCTCATGAGAATTTATATAATCCCTTGGCTGCAACAACGTGGTAACAGGTAAGACAGAAGCGAAGTAAGAGTATATTAAGAGGATAACAATCCACAAAACAATGGGCGAAACAGGGCCAAGCTGTGGTAACCGGATCGGTAAGAATATTCCGACGATCGCGAAAACATAAAGAAGAATTAGCCCAATTATGGAATATAACGTATCTTTCTTCCCTTTCTTGTATACCATGTACCCTATCCAAATAGCTATAGGAATTTGCATCCAGATTGAAAGTACGCTCTCAGGGTACATATCAAAGAGAAGGCCCATAATCATCGCAAAAACCGCTAAAACAAGCCAAAGCAAGAACTGAATAAGTATTAGAAAAATCACTCCCACTCTGTTAGAAATGAGCTTCCTCGACAATTCCCCTATCGTTTGTCCACCATGTCTTGAAGACATAACAAGGCTTGTGAAATCATGTACGGCACCGGCAAAGATTGGGCCAAGTACCACCCAAAGAAACGCAGGAAGCCAACCCCAGATGACTCCTATAGCCGGACCAACAATAGGCCCGGTGCCAGCAATAGTTGTGAAGTGGTGGCCAAGTAGGATGTGTCGTTTAGTTGGAACGTAGTCAACGCCATCGTAGAACTCTTTTGATGGGACTGGGTTTTTGTCACTTAATTTGAAAATCTTCTTAGCAAGCCAGCTGCCGTAAGTCTTGTAAGCAACAATATACCCGAAGAACGCAATCAGCGCAAGTACCAAGGAGTTCATGGTAACACCTCCCAATTAAAAAAGTTGGAGTCGCGTAAAATCAAGTATGGTGGGCATATTTTGCACA includes:
- a CDS encoding carbon starvation protein A, with protein sequence MNSLVLALIAFFGYIVAYKTYGSWLAKKIFKLSDKNPVPSKEFYDGVDYVPTKRHILLGHHFTTIAGTGPIVGPAIGVIWGWLPAFLWVVLGPIFAGAVHDFTSLVMSSRHGGQTIGELSRKLISNRVGVIFLILIQFLLWLVLAVFAMIMGLLFDMYPESVLSIWMQIPIAIWIGYMVYKKGKKDTLYSIIGLILLYVFAIVGIFLPIRLPQLGPVSPIVLWIVILLIYSYFASVLPVTTLLQPRDYINSHELLVLMGVLFAGILVARPAIVAPAFQVAKGAPSLWPTLFIIIACGAISGFHSLASSGTTVKQLENEKDAQFVGYGGMLLEGALSVLVILAVTAGLGMYGKGTAGYFQYYSEWATTAGAGLAAQLKAIVEGAANLMKAIGIPELLGRTLMAVFIVSFAGTTLDSATRIQRFALEELVRTKSGKPWGPFKNRYFSTFVVVALAFGLAMSSPDGKGALKLWPVFGALNQLLAALALLIGTVYLAKKKINPLPTLLPAVFMLTTTIVATIQNIVTYASQNNYLLVFIAGSTLVIAFWMVFESLLSIAKSVKLETVYQEEFKKTGIPTTESESRVC